A region from the Sulfitobacter sp. D7 genome encodes:
- a CDS encoding flagellin N-terminal helical domain-containing protein: MSSINTNTSAMNALATLRNVNSNLGTTQDRISTGLKVSSGKDNAAYFAISETMKGDSGMTKAVNESLTLTKNSVATARLGAEQFSELASEFRDKVAFAQENKGGLTEIEADLTRLVADMDAIISQSTFNGDDLVNAEGTATDGTAATASTIDPATGIITDGTSGAKAAREVVSGISRDSAGNLTTTKISVSPVDLNGQREQFALIATGFATNAGNATTGEAFLAQVLTEADEAKTASVSASTTLGQAEKSIERQQEFLTKLSDNLDTGVGAMVDANMEEEAARLQALQVQQQLASQSLSIANQAPQNILSLFR; encoded by the coding sequence ATGTCTTCGATCAACACAAACACCTCCGCAATGAATGCTCTCGCAACTCTGCGGAACGTCAACTCGAACCTTGGGACAACCCAAGACCGTATCTCGACCGGTCTCAAAGTTTCTTCCGGTAAGGACAACGCAGCTTACTTCGCGATTTCCGAAACCATGAAGGGCGACAGCGGCATGACCAAAGCCGTGAATGAGAGCCTGACACTGACCAAGAACTCGGTTGCGACCGCGCGTCTTGGCGCAGAGCAGTTCTCCGAGCTTGCATCGGAATTCCGTGACAAGGTTGCATTCGCCCAAGAGAACAAGGGGGGTCTGACCGAAATCGAAGCCGACCTGACCCGTCTCGTGGCCGACATGGACGCGATCATTTCGCAGTCGACCTTTAACGGCGACGACTTGGTCAACGCAGAGGGCACAGCAACGGACGGGACCGCGGCCACCGCGTCAACGATTGATCCCGCAACTGGTATAATCACGGATGGCACCAGCGGCGCAAAAGCGGCGCGTGAAGTCGTAAGCGGTATCAGCCGTGATTCTGCTGGCAACCTGACCACGACTAAGATCAGCGTCTCCCCGGTCGACCTGAACGGTCAGCGCGAGCAATTCGCCCTGATCGCGACAGGCTTTGCGACGAACGCGGGCAACGCCACCACAGGTGAAGCTTTCCTTGCGCAAGTGCTGACGGAGGCCGATGAAGCCAAAACAGCTTCCGTAAGTGCCTCCACAACTCTGGGTCAGGCCGAAAAGTCGATCGAGCGTCAGCAGGAATTCCTGACCAAGCTCTCCGACAACCTCGACACTGGCGTTGGCGCGATGGTTGACGCCAACATGGAAGAAGAAGCCGCCCGTCTTCAGGCGCTTCAGGTTCAGCAGCAGCTGGCATCGCAGTCCCTGTCGATCGCCAACCAGGCGCCGCAGAACATCCTGAGCCTGTTCCGTTAA
- the flaF gene encoding flagellar biosynthesis regulator FlaF, with protein MGLAAYKRTIRESETPRQIERRILSRVTHDLADKGQGFDATESKSERLNILASGLRDAIYENQRFWSALRFDLSEPENKMPDGLKASLISIALWVDRHSTALMAGEGRLAGLVEINGNIAAGLAGQAAPQMQEV; from the coding sequence ATGGGGCTGGCAGCATACAAACGAACAATTCGCGAAAGCGAAACCCCGCGGCAGATCGAGCGCCGCATCCTGAGCCGCGTCACACATGACCTTGCCGACAAGGGCCAAGGCTTTGATGCGACCGAGAGCAAGAGTGAGCGGTTGAACATCCTCGCCTCCGGTCTGCGCGACGCAATTTACGAAAACCAACGGTTTTGGTCGGCCCTGCGCTTTGACCTATCCGAACCGGAAAACAAGATGCCCGACGGGTTGAAAGCGTCGCTGATTTCCATCGCACTTTGGGTGGACCGTCACAGCACCGCGCTGATGGCAGGCGAGGGGCGTCTGGCGGGTCTTGTTGAGATCAATGGCAACATTGCCGCAGGTTTGGCCGGGCAGGCCGCGCCGCAGATGCAGGAGGTGTAA
- a CDS encoding flagellar biosynthesis repressor FlbT: MLKLTLRPRERVVVNGCVIRNGDRRQALTVENRADIVRESDLLKPDAESTPVSKVYFLVQTALIRPDTRDQILPMIQQGLADLACCFGAEMRSRIMEAANFVSMADFYKAMSELRAVLKYETELMQLRPAPRAPNHEAAHA; encoded by the coding sequence ATGCTGAAACTCACCCTTCGCCCCCGTGAACGTGTGGTCGTGAACGGCTGCGTCATCCGCAACGGCGACCGCCGTCAGGCGCTGACCGTCGAAAACCGCGCCGACATTGTGCGCGAGTCCGATCTGTTGAAGCCGGATGCGGAATCCACGCCCGTGTCCAAGGTCTATTTCTTGGTGCAAACGGCGCTGATCCGTCCCGATACCCGCGATCAAATCTTGCCAATGATCCAGCAAGGCTTGGCCGATCTCGCCTGTTGCTTTGGCGCTGAGATGCGCAGCCGGATCATGGAAGCGGCGAACTTCGTCTCAATGGCCGACTTCTACAAAGCGATGAGCGAGTTGCGCGCGGTGCTCAAATACGAGACTGAGCTGATGCAGCTTCGCCCGGCGCCTCGGGCGCCTAACCATGAGGCCGCGCACGCATGA
- a CDS encoding DUF1217 domain-containing protein, with amino-acid sequence MISLGGIGTQVAIKLFDATRDKQLDLAANNALNARQIEAFKERIGDIKSAKEFVADTEVYTFVMRAFDLEDQIFGKAMIRKTLESNSDESSALVNRLSNPKIKDMYDTLGFAPDGGRSFNFNRTGWQDEMIDRFKERVVLNSAGEDNEGARIALEFKSKASEINTWLDVLKDEDLGSFMRRALGVPDEAIGVDLDRQIALFEQKFDIEKLKDPAEVDKLVSRFSAIYDAVEGVSSSSNTVLSLMQGAVSIGQGGTFTAITIDIPTITGGYSASSAYR; translated from the coding sequence ATGATTTCGCTGGGCGGCATCGGCACGCAGGTGGCGATTAAGCTGTTTGACGCAACGCGCGACAAACAGCTCGACCTTGCCGCCAACAATGCCTTGAACGCCCGGCAGATCGAAGCCTTTAAAGAGCGTATCGGCGACATCAAATCTGCAAAGGAATTTGTTGCCGATACCGAAGTTTATACTTTTGTCATGCGGGCATTTGATCTTGAGGATCAGATCTTCGGTAAGGCAATGATCCGCAAAACGCTAGAGAGCAATTCCGATGAGTCTTCGGCCCTGGTGAACCGGCTGAGCAACCCGAAGATCAAAGATATGTACGATACGTTGGGCTTTGCCCCCGATGGTGGGCGGAGCTTTAACTTCAATCGCACGGGCTGGCAGGATGAGATGATCGACCGGTTCAAAGAACGGGTCGTTCTAAACTCTGCCGGGGAAGACAACGAAGGCGCCCGGATTGCCTTGGAGTTCAAATCCAAAGCCTCTGAAATCAACACTTGGCTCGACGTGTTGAAAGACGAAGACCTCGGCAGCTTTATGCGCCGTGCGCTTGGCGTACCGGATGAGGCGATTGGGGTCGATCTCGACCGCCAGATCGCGCTTTTTGAACAGAAGTTCGACATCGAAAAGCTGAAAGACCCCGCCGAGGTCGACAAGCTCGTCTCGCGGTTCTCGGCGATTTACGATGCGGTAGAGGGTGTCTCGTCGTCGTCGAACACCGTGCTTTCGCTGATGCAGGGGGCCGTCTCTATCGGTCAGGGCGGCACCTTCACGGCCATCACCATCGACATCCCCACGATCACCGGTGGCTACAGCGCGTCGAGCGCCTACCGCTGA
- a CDS encoding flagellar motor switch protein FliG: MSTNALSKTRRKPITVEDLNGPTKAAITFLCLGEQTGSELMQKLGTAEIERITSAMSRLGPIPAEVVEHVLKEFTQKVVSGTGSVVGSLSTAESMLRKFMPEEQVTSIMAGLKDSERENAMWRGFGALDETVIANYLKGEHDQTAAAILNNVDTSVAAKVLPLLGPERMQDIAERMIAMEAVPLHMMQQIEETLKQDILSNAMHTNSVETHQRMADLFNQLDVQAFEELSGALDARIPDAFQAIKQRMFVFDDLFKLPMQDLAQVMRGLDGATLPMAMRGAKKEQRDHLMECLPQRSRQMLMDEMAATGPVRGRDVRAAQAAMVEYAKTLADEGVIELPSAADDDEFIE; encoded by the coding sequence ATGTCGACCAATGCCCTTTCCAAAACCCGCAGAAAGCCCATCACGGTGGAGGATCTGAACGGTCCCACCAAGGCGGCCATCACCTTTCTCTGCCTCGGAGAGCAGACCGGTTCGGAACTCATGCAAAAGCTCGGCACCGCCGAGATTGAACGCATCACCAGCGCCATGAGCCGCCTTGGCCCGATCCCCGCAGAGGTGGTGGAACATGTGCTTAAAGAGTTCACTCAAAAGGTGGTCAGCGGCACAGGATCGGTCGTAGGGTCGCTGTCGACGGCAGAGTCCATGCTGCGCAAGTTCATGCCCGAAGAACAGGTGACCAGCATCATGGCCGGGCTCAAGGACAGCGAGCGCGAGAACGCCATGTGGCGCGGCTTTGGCGCGCTGGATGAGACGGTGATCGCCAACTATCTCAAGGGCGAGCACGACCAGACTGCGGCGGCGATCCTCAACAACGTCGACACCAGCGTGGCCGCCAAAGTGCTGCCGCTGCTGGGCCCTGAGCGGATGCAAGACATCGCCGAGCGCATGATCGCGATGGAGGCGGTGCCGCTGCACATGATGCAGCAGATCGAAGAGACGTTGAAACAAGACATTCTGTCGAACGCGATGCACACCAATTCGGTCGAAACGCATCAGCGCATGGCGGATCTGTTTAACCAGTTGGATGTGCAGGCATTCGAAGAGCTTTCCGGTGCGTTGGACGCGCGTATTCCCGACGCTTTCCAAGCCATCAAACAGCGTATGTTCGTCTTTGACGATCTGTTCAAACTGCCGATGCAGGACTTGGCGCAGGTCATGCGCGGGCTGGATGGGGCCACCCTGCCCATGGCGATGCGCGGCGCCAAGAAAGAGCAGCGCGATCACCTGATGGAATGCCTGCCACAACGCTCGCGTCAGATGCTGATGGACGAGATGGCCGCCACCGGTCCGGTCCGGGGCCGCGACGTGCGCGCCGCACAGGCCGCCATGGTGGAATATGCCAAGACCCTCGCCGACGAGGGCGTGATCGAACTGCCCTCGGCAGCCGATGACGACGAATTCATCGAATAA
- the fliP gene encoding flagellar type III secretion system pore protein FliP (The bacterial flagellar biogenesis protein FliP forms a type III secretion system (T3SS)-type pore required for flagellar assembly.), which translates to MSLTDLPSLRAYASGRMGLALLVLLASGGMAMAQDGGFLSTLSDVIGDTAPGSDENANLSGRIVQFIALVTVLSIAPGLLVVMTSFTRFVIVLSMLRSALGLNQTPPNIVLTSLALFMTFFVMQPVFEDAYEAGVEPLLENAIGEEQALERIATPFKNFMYVNTRPEDYALFLRIAPTDEEAEETPLPASAEEATFRHLVPAFMISELRRAFTIGFLIYLPFVAIDLIIASVLMSAGMMMLPPVLISLPFKVIFFVLIDGWYMLAGSLIESYVPLAGG; encoded by the coding sequence ATGTCCCTGACTGACCTCCCCTCTCTGCGCGCCTATGCGTCGGGCCGCATGGGCCTTGCCCTGCTGGTGCTTCTCGCCAGTGGCGGCATGGCCATGGCCCAAGACGGAGGGTTTCTCTCCACGCTGTCGGATGTGATTGGCGACACCGCGCCCGGCAGTGACGAAAACGCCAATCTGTCGGGCCGGATCGTTCAGTTCATCGCGCTGGTCACCGTGCTGAGCATCGCGCCGGGGCTCTTGGTGGTGATGACCAGCTTCACGCGCTTTGTCATCGTCCTGTCGATGCTGCGCTCGGCCCTTGGCCTGAACCAGACCCCGCCCAATATCGTGCTGACCTCGCTGGCGCTGTTCATGACCTTCTTCGTCATGCAGCCAGTGTTCGAGGACGCCTATGAGGCCGGGGTCGAGCCGCTGTTGGAAAACGCCATCGGCGAAGAACAGGCGCTGGAGCGGATCGCCACGCCCTTCAAAAACTTCATGTACGTCAACACCCGGCCCGAGGATTACGCCCTGTTCCTGCGCATCGCCCCAACGGATGAAGAGGCCGAAGAGACCCCCCTGCCCGCCTCGGCAGAGGAGGCCACCTTTCGCCATCTCGTTCCGGCCTTCATGATCTCGGAACTGCGCCGCGCCTTTACCATCGGCTTTCTGATCTACCTGCCCTTCGTCGCCATTGACCTCATCATCGCCTCGGTCTTGATGAGTGCGGGCATGATGATGCTGCCCCCGGTGTTGATCTCCCTGCCGTTCAAGGTGATCTTCTTTGTGCTGATCGACGGTTGGTACATGCTGGCAGGATCGCTGATCGAAAGCTATGTGCCGCTTGCCGGTGGCTGA
- a CDS encoding FliM/FliN family flagellar motor switch protein, producing MDKPDLQSPKDDNNAAKGTPPDATPGAQEQPRADAFGNTASTGSDDAGVFPQLDTEDSRNALAPRPEAGGAGINAMLNVGLDVQIVLGQARMPISRLLELTRGSIVELNRKIGAPVDLMVSDRLVARGDLVKVGEDRLGVSLTQIVKDYVPD from the coding sequence ATGGACAAGCCTGACCTGCAATCGCCCAAAGATGACAACAACGCCGCGAAAGGCACCCCGCCCGACGCCACACCCGGCGCGCAAGAACAGCCGCGCGCTGACGCCTTCGGCAATACCGCCAGCACAGGCAGCGATGACGCGGGCGTCTTCCCGCAACTCGACACCGAAGACTCGCGCAACGCCCTTGCCCCCCGCCCCGAGGCCGGTGGCGCTGGCATCAACGCCATGCTGAACGTCGGCCTTGATGTGCAGATCGTGCTGGGCCAAGCCCGCATGCCGATCTCGCGCCTGCTGGAACTCACCCGAGGCTCTATCGTAGAGTTGAACCGAAAAATCGGCGCACCGGTCGACCTCATGGTCTCTGACCGTCTGGTGGCACGCGGCGATCTTGTGAAGGTCGGCGAAGACCGGCTTGGCGTGTCCCTGACCCAGATCGTCAAGGACTATGTCCCTGACTGA
- a CDS encoding FliH/SctL family protein has translation MITTLKLQNFDEDGKSKPQDPALPTPEEIEAKIKKAHKQGHIEGYLAGADAGRAEMHQTMQAEHAVMAEKLAQELARLSQAMQAHQEALMAQIVGFTLQTCEIVLPEVIERLSTARVKKTVTQSLKMAIGSSQIKVRLSPATLDQIGPDLRQRAVYYKCDGVLDLRADADLPDGDARMEWDHGSLDYGFKKICDRLLAELRDTHARALTAQKEKDGNGQA, from the coding sequence GTGATCACGACCCTCAAGCTGCAGAACTTCGACGAGGACGGCAAAAGCAAGCCGCAGGATCCGGCGCTGCCCACGCCCGAAGAAATCGAAGCGAAGATCAAAAAGGCCCATAAGCAAGGCCATATCGAAGGCTATCTGGCCGGGGCCGACGCGGGCCGGGCCGAGATGCACCAGACCATGCAGGCCGAACATGCCGTGATGGCTGAAAAGCTGGCACAGGAACTGGCGCGGCTGTCGCAGGCGATGCAGGCCCATCAAGAGGCGCTGATGGCGCAGATCGTGGGCTTTACCTTGCAAACCTGCGAGATCGTCCTGCCCGAGGTGATCGAACGCCTGTCGACCGCGCGGGTGAAAAAGACCGTGACCCAATCGCTGAAAATGGCCATCGGGTCGAGCCAGATCAAAGTGCGCCTGTCGCCCGCCACGCTTGACCAGATCGGCCCAGACCTGCGCCAACGCGCTGTTTACTACAAATGCGACGGCGTGCTGGACCTGCGCGCCGATGCCGACCTGCCCGATGGGGATGCCCGGATGGAATGGGATCACGGCAGCCTTGATTACGGGTTCAAAAAGATTTGCGACCGCCTGCTCGCCGAATTGCGCGACACCCATGCGCGGGCGCTGACAGCACAAAAGGAGAAGGACGGAAATGGACAAGCCTGA
- the fliF gene encoding flagellar basal-body MS-ring/collar protein FliF, giving the protein MNQIVENLKDLGPKRLALLGGIGLAITAAIFIGARTILAPTYVPVYSQLSPGTASQMMQTLEQAGLTVDLSRNGDTISVAETDIARARMALADAGLPGEGVPGWEIFDNMSGMGMNSFMQKVNRLRALEGELARSIQTISGIKAARVHLVLPERAAFSRSRAEASGSVIVRSQANASMTRSQAQAIQALVASAVADLEAQNVTVLSASGETILAKDEGGSSDFSLQGQRSMIEEQLAQKVESILNARVGPGNARVRVSVDLTTEREVRVSRSFDPAQQVARSIETRVRNSNETDPAAATVDVANNIPDELRDDAGGGAGQSTRSENDEIINYEIGSIQSELVREPGDIERISVAVLVNGSYGTLPDGSEGYIERSPEEMQRLSQLVSTAIGFDQARGDQVQVDSLQFLDFDSEFSSPAGRGLGAVLADNAMTILRSLFALALVAIIMVLGARPLRMVLDATLPQPALAGAGADAGLLDGPEQDNAPKALTGGTQNETPPNRLPTPAGVQTGAVLGPMDEMPRDMVQLASVEGAVQHSQLRAVAELAEDNTEDALRVLGQWLSEGDDL; this is encoded by the coding sequence GTGAATCAGATCGTTGAAAACCTTAAGGATTTAGGTCCAAAGCGGCTGGCTCTTCTGGGCGGCATCGGTCTGGCGATCACCGCGGCCATCTTTATCGGCGCGCGGACCATCCTCGCCCCTACCTATGTTCCGGTTTACAGCCAGCTTAGCCCCGGCACCGCATCGCAGATGATGCAGACGTTGGAACAGGCGGGGCTCACGGTCGATCTGTCGCGCAATGGCGATACCATTTCGGTGGCCGAGACCGATATCGCCCGTGCCCGCATGGCGCTGGCTGATGCGGGGCTGCCGGGCGAAGGCGTGCCGGGTTGGGAGATTTTCGACAATATGTCCGGCATGGGGATGAACTCCTTCATGCAAAAGGTGAACCGGCTGCGCGCACTGGAAGGCGAGCTGGCCCGGTCGATCCAAACCATTAGCGGCATCAAAGCCGCGCGGGTGCATCTGGTACTGCCCGAACGCGCCGCGTTTTCGCGCAGCCGGGCCGAGGCCAGCGGCTCGGTCATCGTGCGCTCGCAAGCCAACGCCAGTATGACCCGCAGCCAAGCACAGGCGATCCAAGCATTGGTAGCCTCTGCCGTGGCGGATTTGGAAGCGCAGAATGTGACCGTGCTGTCGGCCTCGGGTGAGACGATCTTGGCCAAGGACGAAGGCGGCAGCTCTGACTTCTCCCTTCAAGGTCAGCGCAGCATGATCGAAGAACAACTGGCGCAAAAGGTTGAATCCATTCTCAACGCCCGCGTCGGGCCGGGCAATGCCCGCGTGCGGGTCAGCGTCGATCTGACGACCGAACGCGAAGTCCGCGTCTCGCGTAGCTTTGATCCTGCCCAGCAGGTGGCGCGGTCGATCGAAACCCGCGTGCGCAACTCCAATGAAACCGACCCGGCGGCGGCGACGGTGGATGTGGCCAATAACATCCCCGATGAGTTGCGCGACGATGCGGGCGGCGGCGCGGGGCAGTCCACCCGCTCTGAGAACGACGAGATCATCAACTACGAAATCGGCTCGATCCAGAGCGAGCTTGTGCGCGAGCCGGGCGATATCGAGCGTATCTCGGTCGCCGTGCTGGTGAACGGCAGCTATGGCACCCTGCCCGACGGGTCCGAGGGCTATATCGAGCGCAGCCCCGAAGAAATGCAACGTCTGAGCCAACTGGTCAGCACGGCCATCGGCTTTGATCAGGCACGCGGCGATCAGGTGCAGGTCGACAGCCTTCAGTTCCTTGATTTCGATTCCGAGTTCAGCAGCCCCGCAGGCCGTGGCTTGGGCGCGGTACTGGCCGATAACGCCATGACCATCCTGCGGTCGCTCTTTGCCTTGGCGCTGGTGGCGATCATCATGGTGCTGGGCGCGCGCCCGCTGCGCATGGTGCTGGATGCCACCCTGCCCCAGCCCGCGCTGGCCGGTGCTGGCGCAGACGCGGGCCTGCTAGACGGTCCTGAGCAGGATAACGCGCCAAAAGCGCTGACCGGCGGCACCCAGAACGAAACCCCGCCAAACCGCCTGCCCACCCCAGCGGGCGTCCAAACCGGTGCGGTGCTTGGCCCAATGGACGAGATGCCCCGCGACATGGTGCAACTTGCTTCGGTCGAGGGCGCGGTTCAACACAGCCAATTGCGCGCCGTAGCCGAACTGGCCGAAGACAACACCGAAGACGCCCTGCGGGTTCTGGGCCAATGGCTGTCGGAAGGGGATGATCTGTGA
- a CDS encoding flagellar basal body-associated FliL family protein — MKKPLAILAVVLLCLLAGVGGVTLAIGPSGLLKMVGLGGDEAVEDTVETADNAHGEEGSEDAHGEKPKTEIKMPVMPFPEIIVNVTDTGPQGGQTSRFLKLNMLMVYDETAEGADRLIAREIYLRDSFQDFLRQLHVSDLTGSYGLAMLKTELLRRARAVGHTDAPHEILIADMVVQ, encoded by the coding sequence ATGAAAAAGCCTCTTGCTATCCTTGCTGTCGTCTTGCTCTGCCTTCTTGCTGGCGTCGGTGGGGTGACGCTTGCCATCGGTCCTTCGGGGCTTTTGAAAATGGTGGGGCTCGGCGGGGATGAAGCCGTCGAGGATACGGTTGAGACCGCTGACAATGCCCATGGTGAGGAAGGCAGCGAAGACGCGCATGGCGAAAAGCCGAAGACCGAGATCAAGATGCCGGTCATGCCTTTCCCCGAGATCATCGTGAACGTCACCGATACCGGGCCGCAGGGCGGGCAGACCAGCCGATTTCTCAAGCTGAACATGCTGATGGTCTATGACGAAACCGCCGAGGGCGCGGACCGCCTGATCGCGCGTGAGATTTACCTGCGCGACAGCTTCCAAGACTTCCTGCGGCAGTTGCATGTCAGCGACCTGACTGGCAGCTATGGGCTGGCGATGCTGAAGACCGAACTGCTGCGCCGGGCGCGGGCGGTCGGCCACACTGACGCGCCGCATGAAATACTGATTGCCGATATGGTGGTGCAATGA
- a CDS encoding flagellar motor switch protein FliM, with translation MTIADSSDALSLEETMIRQARESFQRLPTLEIIIDRLLLALVPDLKSYCTVAPEIELSSLEYMPYEDAMESIQAPSLIAIANAEGWGSQIACVVEPDLLFSVLEIMLGGRRATSQQWKPRGLTAIEQKLGRRLAELSLKGLAHCLQDVSPVQFDIQSLESNPRSVMLAAPRTATVLVRMHLQFEDRSGHMALVLPYGTLDEVSAQLAQPFLGGRSPTDSNARKDMNSQISSTTVTITGVLQEVTIPLHEVLEWKPGQVIDLGMTVDTPVVGMVNARPMFQAAFGQRSNGALALRVIQSLLPKESQEDSDDDAGLD, from the coding sequence ATGACGATAGCGGATTCCTCCGATGCGCTAAGCCTCGAAGAGACGATGATCCGTCAGGCGCGCGAAAGCTTTCAGCGCCTGCCCACGCTTGAGATCATCATCGACCGTCTGTTGCTGGCTTTGGTGCCCGACCTCAAATCCTATTGCACCGTAGCGCCAGAGATCGAGCTTAGCTCGCTGGAATACATGCCCTATGAGGACGCGATGGAGAGCATTCAGGCGCCCTCGCTCATCGCCATCGCCAATGCCGAAGGCTGGGGCAGCCAGATCGCCTGTGTGGTCGAGCCGGACCTGCTGTTTTCGGTCCTAGAAATCATGCTGGGTGGCCGCCGCGCCACGAGCCAACAGTGGAAGCCCCGCGGGTTGACCGCGATTGAGCAGAAACTGGGCCGCAGGCTGGCGGAACTGTCGCTTAAAGGGCTGGCGCATTGCCTGCAGGATGTCAGCCCCGTGCAATTCGACATCCAATCGTTGGAGTCCAATCCCCGGTCGGTCATGCTGGCGGCCCCGCGCACCGCGACGGTGCTGGTCCGGATGCATCTGCAATTCGAAGACCGCAGCGGCCATATGGCCTTGGTGCTGCCCTATGGCACGCTGGATGAGGTCAGCGCGCAGTTGGCGCAGCCGTTCCTTGGCGGGCGCTCGCCCACTGACAGCAACGCGCGCAAGGATATGAACAGCCAGATTTCCAGCACCACGGTCACCATCACCGGCGTGCTCCAAGAGGTGACGATCCCGCTGCATGAGGTGCTGGAATGGAAGCCCGGTCAGGTGATTGATCTGGGCATGACGGTTGATACCCCCGTCGTCGGCATGGTGAACGCGCGGCCGATGTTCCAAGCCGCCTTTGGCCAGCGCAGCAATGGCGCCTTGGCGCTGCGGGTGATCCAGTCCTTGCTGCCCAAGGAAAGTCAGGAGGACAGCGACGATGATGCCGGCCTTGATTGA
- a CDS encoding flagellar motor switch protein, with amino-acid sequence MMPALIDILIIVLLVGTLVYAFILDRRVRALMTTLKEMEPMVGAFSSAVDQSAKSVEDLRDLSTKVQRPEPPVQRDTPQPRQAATEPAAAGQSPAQMRAARLKGRSQVRGQAAVQGKSELVRTFFDITKERKE; translated from the coding sequence ATGATGCCGGCCTTGATTGATATCCTCATCATCGTGCTGCTGGTCGGCACGCTGGTCTATGCCTTTATCCTTGATCGTCGGGTTCGCGCGCTCATGACCACCTTGAAGGAAATGGAGCCGATGGTTGGGGCCTTTTCCAGCGCGGTTGATCAATCCGCCAAATCGGTCGAAGACCTCCGCGATCTCAGCACCAAGGTGCAGCGCCCCGAGCCACCCGTGCAGCGCGACACCCCGCAGCCGCGCCAAGCCGCGACTGAGCCTGCCGCCGCAGGCCAAAGCCCCGCACAGATGCGTGCCGCGCGTCTCAAAGGGCGTTCCCAAGTGCGGGGGCAGGCGGCGGTGCAGGGCAAATCCGAGCTGGTCCGCACCTTTTTCGACATCACCAAGGAGCGTAAGGAATGA
- a CDS encoding MotE family protein, which translates to MSRISLPKIALFGLGVAGVLKLTVEFMPMMAIAETPGDTPPVPVELAAAPAPPSYDASAPGQSGMCEPSHLIAEAIAEERALLKDQRDTIADREAKLALAEESLKAEQTRLASLRDEIGAQLKVIEEANNQDMTKLVELYRNMKPQVAAGIMDEIDVETAVQVIGAMPERDAAQIMGSFSLVRARLITKILLERSKLPADRNLEGLRLR; encoded by the coding sequence ATGAGCCGTATCTCCCTACCAAAGATCGCGCTTTTTGGCCTTGGCGTCGCCGGGGTGCTCAAGCTCACGGTTGAGTTCATGCCAATGATGGCCATCGCCGAGACGCCGGGTGACACACCCCCGGTACCGGTCGAGCTTGCCGCAGCCCCCGCGCCGCCCAGCTATGACGCCAGCGCCCCGGGTCAGAGCGGCATGTGCGAGCCAAGCCATCTGATCGCCGAGGCCATCGCCGAAGAGCGTGCCCTGCTCAAAGATCAACGAGACACGATCGCCGACCGGGAAGCCAAGCTGGCGCTGGCCGAAGAAAGCCTCAAGGCCGAGCAGACCCGACTTGCCAGCCTGCGCGATGAGATCGGCGCGCAATTGAAGGTGATCGAAGAGGCCAACAACCAAGACATGACCAAACTGGTCGAGCTTTATCGCAACATGAAGCCGCAGGTGGCGGCGGGCATCATGGATGAAATCGACGTGGAAACCGCCGTGCAGGTGATCGGTGCCATGCCCGAACGCGATGCCGCGCAGATCATGGGCTCGTTCAGCCTTGTCCGCGCACGTTTGATCACCAAAATCCTGCTGGAACGCTCCAAACTCCCCGCCGACCGCAACCTCGAAGGGCTGCGCCTACGTTAA